A DNA window from Turicibacter sp. TJ11 contains the following coding sequences:
- the sufB gene encoding Fe-S cluster assembly protein SufB, with translation MSAEVQEKKNEFEGLVTDYKYGFKTEYKNLKDTGKGISEDVVREISTIKGEPEWMLEYRLKAYTHFAKTPMPEWGPDLSEINFDDYTYYIKPSEKTENSWEDVPDEIKDTFDKLGIPEAEAKFLSGVSTQYESEVVYHNNQKELEEAGVIFMDTDSALREYPDLFKEYFGKVISYADNKFSALNSAVWSGGSFIYVPKGVKIEKPLQSYFRINTESMGQFERTLIIVDEGADIHYVEGCTAPTYSADSLHSAVVEIYIRKGGRCRYSTIQNWSNNILNLVTKRAVCEDYAHMEWIDGNIGSKITMKYPACVLKGEGAKGTTISIAFAGEGQIQDAGAKMIHLAPNTSSTIISKSLSRGGGNVTYRGIVEHGKKAKGAKSHVECDTIILDEISKSDTIPYNIVKNDDVTIQHEATVSKVSEEQLFYLMSRGLTEEQATEMIVMGFIEPFAKELPMEYAVELNQLLKLEMNGSIG, from the coding sequence GTGAGTGCTGAAGTACAAGAGAAAAAAAATGAATTTGAAGGCCTTGTCACAGACTATAAATATGGCTTCAAAACCGAATATAAAAATTTAAAAGATACAGGGAAAGGAATTTCTGAAGACGTTGTTCGTGAAATTTCTACCATTAAAGGTGAACCTGAATGGATGTTAGAATATCGATTAAAAGCTTATACGCATTTTGCGAAAACACCTATGCCCGAATGGGGACCTGATTTATCAGAAATTAACTTTGATGATTATACCTATTATATTAAACCATCTGAAAAAACGGAAAATAGTTGGGAAGACGTTCCAGATGAAATTAAAGACACATTTGATAAATTAGGAATTCCAGAAGCAGAAGCTAAGTTTTTATCGGGTGTATCAACTCAATATGAATCTGAGGTTGTTTATCATAATAATCAAAAAGAACTTGAAGAAGCTGGTGTTATCTTCATGGATACAGATTCAGCTTTACGTGAATATCCAGATTTATTTAAAGAATATTTCGGAAAAGTTATTTCATATGCAGATAATAAATTCTCAGCTTTAAATAGTGCTGTTTGGTCAGGTGGATCATTTATTTATGTTCCAAAAGGCGTGAAAATTGAAAAACCGTTGCAATCATATTTCCGTATTAATACAGAAAGTATGGGGCAGTTTGAACGTACTTTAATTATCGTCGATGAAGGTGCAGATATTCACTATGTTGAGGGATGTACAGCTCCAACTTACTCAGCTGATTCATTACATTCAGCTGTTGTTGAAATTTACATTCGCAAAGGTGGGCGTTGTCGTTATTCAACCATCCAAAACTGGTCAAATAACATTTTAAACTTAGTTACAAAACGTGCCGTTTGTGAAGATTATGCACACATGGAATGGATTGATGGAAATATCGGTTCAAAAATTACAATGAAATATCCTGCTTGTGTCTTAAAAGGTGAAGGAGCAAAAGGAACAACGATTTCAATTGCTTTTGCAGGAGAAGGACAAATTCAAGATGCAGGTGCTAAAATGATTCATTTAGCTCCAAACACATCTTCAACGATTATTTCTAAATCATTATCACGTGGTGGTGGAAACGTTACTTATCGTGGAATTGTTGAGCATGGTAAAAAAGCTAAAGGTGCAAAATCACATGTTGAATGTGATACGATTATTTTAGATGAAATCTCAAAATCAGATACGATTCCTTATAATATCGTTAAAAACGATGATGTAACGATTCAACACGAAGCAACGGTATCAAAAGTATCAGAAGAACAATTATTCTATTTAATGAGTCGTGGATTAACAGAAGAACAAGCTACAGAAATGATTGTTATGGGATTCATCGAACCATTTGCTAAAGAATTACCAATGGAATATGCGGTTGAGTTAAATCAGTTATTAAAACTAGAGATGAATGGATCAATTGGATAA
- a CDS encoding cysteine desulfurase yields the protein METMSIDVNRIREDFPILKETMNGHPLVYLDSGATTLKPQVVIDAVNHYNTKKTSNVHRGVYQLSNDATELYEGAREKVKQLINAKKAEEIVFTKGATHALNLVAQSYGFDHLKEGDEIIVSELEHHSSFLPWQHVARIKGAVLKFIPLDASGQITVENFKKVLSEKTKVVAINYVSNVMGYIAPIKEITALAHEVGAIVSVDAAQAVPHMKIDVQDLDCDFLSFSGHKMCGPTGVGCLYGKYELLNALEPIEFGGEMIDIVGEVTSTWKDAPYRFEAGTPVIAGAIGLGAAIDYLESIGFDQIAAHELELRNYAVEKLNELGGVTIFNQDAKTGIISFNIDGVHPHDAATIYDAEGVCVRAGHHCAQPLMGWLCQPATLRASFYLYNTKEEVDAFIEATRKGKEFFDGVFF from the coding sequence GTGGAGACAATGTCAATCGATGTTAATCGTATTCGTGAAGACTTTCCTATTTTAAAGGAAACGATGAACGGACATCCATTAGTATACTTAGATAGTGGTGCTACAACGTTAAAGCCTCAAGTGGTTATTGACGCCGTAAATCATTATAATACAAAGAAAACATCTAATGTTCATCGCGGTGTTTATCAATTAAGTAACGATGCAACTGAGCTTTATGAAGGGGCTCGTGAAAAAGTTAAGCAATTAATTAATGCTAAAAAAGCAGAAGAAATTGTTTTTACAAAAGGGGCAACACATGCCTTAAATTTAGTCGCTCAAAGTTATGGTTTCGATCATTTAAAAGAAGGAGACGAAATTATCGTTTCCGAATTAGAGCATCATAGTAGTTTCTTACCATGGCAACATGTTGCACGTATTAAGGGAGCTGTTTTAAAATTTATTCCCCTAGATGCGTCAGGACAAATTACTGTTGAAAACTTTAAAAAAGTTTTAAGCGAAAAAACAAAAGTAGTGGCTATTAATTATGTTTCAAATGTTATGGGATATATCGCTCCAATTAAAGAAATTACTGCTTTAGCCCACGAAGTAGGAGCTATTGTTTCCGTTGATGCTGCACAAGCAGTCCCTCACATGAAAATTGATGTCCAAGATTTAGATTGTGATTTCTTATCATTTAGTGGACATAAAATGTGTGGTCCAACTGGAGTTGGATGTTTATATGGAAAATATGAATTATTAAACGCATTAGAACCGATCGAATTTGGTGGCGAAATGATTGATATTGTTGGTGAAGTGACATCAACTTGGAAAGATGCGCCTTATCGTTTTGAAGCAGGAACACCTGTTATTGCAGGAGCTATCGGACTCGGCGCAGCCATTGACTATTTAGAATCCATTGGTTTTGATCAAATTGCAGCACACGAATTAGAATTACGTAACTATGCAGTTGAGAAATTAAATGAATTAGGTGGCGTAACAATCTTTAATCAAGATGCAAAGACGGGAATTATTTCATTCAATATTGATGGTGTTCACCCTCACGATGCGGCAACTATTTATGATGCTGAAGGTGTTTGTGTTCGTGCAGGTCATCACTGTGCTCAGCCATTAATGGGATGGTTATGTCAACCCGCTACGTTACGTGCAAGTTTTTATTTATATAACACGAAAGAAGAAGTGGATGCATTTATTGAAGCCACTCGAAAAGGAAAGGAGTTTTTTGACGGTGTCTTTTTCTAA
- the sufU gene encoding Fe-S cluster assembly sulfur transfer protein SufU gives MSFSNLEQLYRQVIMDHYKNPRNKGLLQEDGYHEVHLKNPTCGDDITVQVKVEDGKIIDLRHEGTGCSICCSSASVMSQTLKEKTLDEAQTITNNFYELVKGHEFDEDLDMGDAPVYQGVSKFPARVKCATISWKAAEQAINEMKK, from the coding sequence GTGTCTTTTTCTAATTTAGAACAACTTTATCGCCAAGTTATTATGGATCATTATAAAAATCCACGTAATAAAGGATTATTACAAGAGGATGGATATCATGAAGTTCATTTAAAAAATCCAACATGCGGAGATGATATTACCGTTCAAGTAAAAGTAGAAGATGGTAAAATCATTGATTTACGTCATGAAGGAACTGGATGTTCTATTTGTTGTTCTTCAGCTTCTGTGATGTCACAAACATTAAAAGAAAAAACATTAGATGAAGCTCAAACGATCACAAATAACTTCTATGAATTAGTTAAAGGTCATGAATTTGATGAAGATTTAGATATGGGAGATGCTCCAGTTTATCAAGGCGTATCAAAATTCCCAGCACGTGTAAAGTGTGCAACGATTTCATGGAAAGCAGCAGAACAAGCAATCAATGAAATGAAAAAATAA
- a CDS encoding efflux RND transporter periplasmic adaptor subunit has product MKKNKWIVWTILLILIFVFIMIGSQKKEDVSYETVTAVVEDITTYYSFSGNIEANDKESIILTTTTQIQTLNVSEGDLVKKGDVLFTTIQGNEFKAGIDGEIATIYVTEGEVVTPGTIAVDITDYTNLQVKVKVDEYDIKSIEVGKEAIVTVNALDKEINGTVSHVSKEAQSLNGVSYFLATIDLNEDSELRVGMSTEVKLVNESVKEAIVIPMNAIQFDYKNSPYVYYRDDKGEVMTKAIEVGVTDGVVIEIKSGIESGEEILTPKTLEFTTPFEMMKKSK; this is encoded by the coding sequence ATGAAAAAAAATAAATGGATCGTATGGACAATTTTATTGATATTGATTTTTGTCTTTATCATGATCGGGAGTCAGAAAAAAGAAGATGTTAGCTATGAAACAGTCACAGCAGTTGTTGAAGATATAACAACTTATTATAGCTTTAGCGGAAATATTGAAGCTAATGATAAAGAATCAATCATTTTAACGACGACAACGCAAATTCAAACATTGAATGTATCAGAGGGGGATCTAGTTAAAAAAGGTGATGTATTATTTACGACCATTCAAGGAAATGAGTTTAAGGCCGGTATTGATGGAGAAATTGCAACCATTTATGTAACAGAAGGAGAAGTTGTAACACCGGGAACGATTGCTGTTGATATTACAGACTACACTAACTTACAAGTTAAAGTTAAAGTAGATGAGTATGATATTAAGTCTATTGAAGTAGGAAAAGAAGCAATAGTGACAGTCAATGCTTTAGATAAAGAAATTAACGGAACGGTTTCTCACGTTTCAAAAGAAGCTCAATCATTAAATGGAGTTTCTTATTTTCTTGCAACGATTGATTTAAATGAGGATAGCGAACTACGTGTTGGTATGTCAACAGAAGTCAAGTTAGTCAATGAAAGTGTTAAAGAGGCTATCGTCATTCCAATGAACGCTATTCAGTTTGATTACAAAAATTCACCCTATGTTTATTATCGTGATGATAAAGGGGAAGTGATGACTAAAGCCATTGAAGTTGGTGTTACAGACGGCGTAGTCATTGAAATTAAATCGGGTATTGAATCAGGAGAAGAAATTTTAACTCCTAAAACACTTGAATTTACCACACCATTTGAAATGATGAAAAAATCTAAGTGA
- a CDS encoding DUF2892 domain-containing protein, with amino-acid sequence MCVKNVGRMDAYVRISAGLMMISLGIMKHRGWMAALGSMKVAEGITRYCPVLDALDLSTLSDEELIDDAIGNCVIDIEEDDDDYEEMEHECCCHHHDHETNATTQA; translated from the coding sequence ATGTGTGTAAAAAATGTTGGACGTATGGATGCTTATGTTCGTATTAGTGCTGGATTAATGATGATTAGTTTAGGAATCATGAAACATAGAGGTTGGATGGCAGCACTTGGTAGTATGAAAGTGGCTGAAGGTATCACACGTTATTGTCCAGTTTTAGATGCTTTAGACTTATCGACATTAAGTGATGAAGAATTAATTGATGATGCAATTGGAAACTGTGTCATTGATATCGAAGAAGATGATGACGACTATGAAGAGATGGAACATGAATGTTGTTGTCATCATCATGATCATGAAACTAACGCAACAACACAAGCGTAA
- the sufC gene encoding Fe-S cluster assembly ATPase SufC: protein MQKPVLKISELRANVEDKEILKGVNLEIKGGEVHAIMGPNGTGKSTLSSTIMGHPKYKVTSGNVTLNHEDVLSMSVDERARAGLFLAMQYPAEVPGVTNSDFLRTAMQTRMEEGKDVPLFKFIRELDKNVEKLEMRQDLPHRYLNEGFSGGEKKRNEILQMLMLKPKIAILDEIDSGLDVDALRIVGQAVNSMRSENFGCLLITHYQRLLDHIKPDFVHIMMKGRIVKSGGPELIERIDREGYDWIKQELGIEDERVIVEDEKRKVVSIGTCATKEMLDL from the coding sequence ATGCAAAAGCCTGTTTTAAAGATATCAGAATTACGTGCAAACGTTGAAGATAAAGAAATTTTAAAAGGAGTAAACTTAGAAATTAAAGGTGGAGAAGTTCATGCGATCATGGGACCTAACGGAACTGGGAAATCGACATTATCTTCTACCATTATGGGACATCCAAAATACAAAGTAACAAGTGGAAATGTGACATTAAATCATGAGGATGTTTTATCAATGTCAGTGGATGAACGTGCTCGTGCAGGATTATTCTTAGCGATGCAATATCCTGCAGAAGTTCCAGGGGTAACAAACTCAGACTTCTTACGTACTGCGATGCAAACGCGTATGGAAGAAGGAAAAGATGTTCCTTTATTTAAATTTATTCGTGAATTAGATAAAAACGTAGAGAAATTAGAAATGCGTCAAGACTTACCACACCGTTATTTAAATGAAGGATTCTCAGGTGGTGAGAAAAAACGTAATGAAATTTTACAAATGTTAATGTTAAAACCTAAAATTGCGATCTTAGATGAGATTGACTCAGGGCTTGACGTTGACGCATTACGTATTGTTGGTCAAGCAGTTAACTCAATGCGTAGTGAAAACTTTGGATGCTTATTAATCACTCACTACCAACGTTTATTAGATCATATTAAACCTGATTTTGTTCATATCATGATGAAAGGTCGTATCGTGAAATCTGGAGGGCCAGAATTAATTGAGAGAATTGATCGTGAAGGATACGACTGGATTAAGCAAGAATTAGGAATTGAAGATGAGCGAGTAATTGTTGAAGATGAAAAACGTAAAGTGGTATCAATCGGAACATGTGCAACAAAAGAAATGTTAGACCTATAA
- a CDS encoding YunC family protein encodes MLHVNKINIEGYEFLSYEVELPKTTLFVVANEVGYIMCAALDIDFFNNSEKLRARKIIAGRAEGVRSIEQLLEAPLAKVTIACDELGIKPGTIGKDALVLMAKSVEK; translated from the coding sequence GTGTTACATGTAAATAAAATTAACATTGAAGGTTATGAATTTTTAAGTTATGAGGTTGAGTTACCTAAGACAACATTGTTTGTTGTAGCTAATGAAGTCGGATACATCATGTGTGCAGCACTTGATATTGATTTCTTTAATAACTCAGAAAAACTTCGAGCACGAAAAATTATTGCAGGACGCGCAGAAGGTGTCCGTAGTATTGAGCAATTGTTAGAGGCTCCTTTAGCAAAAGTCACAATTGCTTGTGATGAACTAGGAATTAAACCTGGTACAATCGGAAAAGATGCATTAGTTCTAATGGCTAAAAGTGTAGAAAAGTAA
- a CDS encoding Na/Pi cotransporter family protein, producing MEYINILLGLFSGLALFLFGMEFMGDGLENAAGSRLKSFFDKAITNPLKGALVGTIVTAIIQSSSATTVMVVGFVNAGLMSLYQAVGVIMGANIGTTITGQLITFKIDDYIPLFIIIGAALILFMKQEKRKEIGKIIFGFGLLFMGLSAMKDAMSPIAETTFFQDLILALEGNMFLGILVGAAMTAVVQSSSASTAILLSLAATGAISLQVAIPILFGNNIGTCVTALLSSLNANKVAKKAAFIHLSFNLIGTLIFLPLINILSQVVVYMGGDIDKQIANAHTIFNVVNAIILLPFSGVFVKLANLALKDNEGEQPTINRLDRRFLETPAIAFEQAFQESLTMYDLAKENLTLATNALIDGKATDFKKVYENESEINRLERDLSTFLVSISSHDITEVDTNRITSMIKIVSDIERIGDHSKNIAELAEEVSTSKLKFTNDALEELKLMYNYTLESINSSYASYKNNNREKANDTVIFEENIDRLEELLRDKHIQRLSQNKCNAHSGAVFLDAISNFERIGDHSINIAEYILSLEDNFKK from the coding sequence ATGGAATACATTAATATCTTACTAGGGCTTTTTAGTGGATTAGCTCTGTTTTTATTCGGTATGGAGTTTATGGGAGATGGTCTTGAGAATGCCGCAGGATCACGCTTAAAATCGTTCTTCGATAAAGCCATTACAAATCCACTTAAAGGAGCTTTAGTAGGAACAATTGTCACAGCAATTATACAAAGTAGTAGTGCAACAACTGTTATGGTGGTTGGTTTCGTTAACGCTGGACTTATGAGCTTATACCAAGCTGTAGGTGTTATTATGGGGGCGAACATCGGAACAACGATTACAGGTCAATTAATCACATTTAAAATTGACGATTACATCCCATTATTCATTATTATCGGGGCAGCCTTAATCTTGTTTATGAAACAAGAAAAACGCAAAGAAATCGGAAAGATCATCTTTGGTTTTGGTCTTTTATTTATGGGGTTATCAGCGATGAAAGATGCTATGAGCCCAATTGCTGAAACAACATTTTTCCAAGACTTAATTTTAGCTTTAGAAGGAAATATGTTCTTAGGAATTTTAGTCGGAGCAGCGATGACTGCGGTTGTACAAAGTTCATCTGCATCAACAGCAATTCTTTTATCCTTAGCTGCGACAGGTGCAATTAGCTTACAAGTCGCAATTCCAATCTTATTCGGTAACAACATTGGAACGTGTGTTACTGCTTTATTATCAAGTTTAAACGCAAATAAAGTTGCTAAGAAAGCTGCATTTATTCACTTATCATTCAACTTAATCGGAACATTAATCTTCTTACCATTGATTAATATTCTTTCACAAGTTGTTGTTTATATGGGTGGAGATATTGATAAACAAATTGCTAATGCTCACACAATTTTCAATGTCGTGAATGCCATTATCTTACTCCCATTTTCAGGTGTATTTGTTAAATTAGCTAATCTAGCACTTAAAGATAACGAAGGTGAACAACCAACAATTAATCGCTTGGATCGCCGTTTCCTTGAAACACCTGCGATTGCATTTGAACAAGCATTCCAAGAAAGTTTAACTATGTATGATTTAGCAAAGGAAAACTTAACACTTGCAACGAATGCTTTAATTGACGGTAAAGCCACTGATTTTAAAAAGGTCTATGAGAATGAATCAGAAATTAACCGCTTAGAACGTGATTTATCTACGTTCTTAGTCTCAATTTCTTCTCATGATATTACAGAGGTTGATACAAACCGTATTACGTCAATGATTAAAATTGTGAGTGATATTGAACGTATCGGAGACCACAGTAAAAATATTGCTGAATTAGCCGAAGAGGTTTCAACTAGTAAGCTTAAATTTACAAACGATGCACTAGAAGAATTAAAATTAATGTATAACTATACTCTAGAATCAATTAACTCTTCTTATGCGAGTTACAAAAACAATAATCGTGAAAAAGCAAATGACACGGTTATCTTTGAAGAAAACATTGATCGCTTAGAAGAGTTATTACGTGATAAACATATCCAACGTCTAAGTCAAAACAAATGTAACGCTCATAGCGGTGCCGTCTTCTTAGACGCAATTTCGAACTTTGAACGTATCGGTGATCACTCTATTAATATCGCTGAATATATTTTAAGTTTAGAAGATAATTTTAAAAAATAA
- the sufD gene encoding Fe-S cluster assembly protein SufD: MTQLPNWFKEMQEQAKTLVPSLKLPKADRTTIKNWAFETIEVGSEVNDKENKIPATVSHLVNHDEQNIVIVCDGVVVYKKLNDSFDGVVVADLTEALTTYEELFKSHFMKLTPIEMNKLVALHAANLNSGLFIHVPKNKVVQDVLNVVYVQETGSLMNHTLIVAEQSSQLKYIENYYNDKKSTINTISEVIVSENALVEYAAMDRLHQDSTVYQCRKTAVEANGRFLLSLGALNDGNTVSENLVALVGQGATAEVKTVAIAEGDQKQNITVNIEHFAPYTEGHIVNHGVSKDNAQLTFNGIGKINKGMNGSNAQQESRAMILSETARADANPILLIDEYDVKAGHAAGVGKIDEEQLYYLMSRGLTRREAEILIIHGFLMPFIDDIRSEVVKSEFLKVIERKINA; this comes from the coding sequence ATGACGCAATTACCAAATTGGTTTAAAGAAATGCAAGAGCAAGCTAAGACTTTAGTGCCTTCTTTAAAATTACCAAAAGCAGACCGTACAACGATTAAAAACTGGGCTTTTGAGACGATTGAAGTAGGATCTGAAGTTAACGATAAAGAAAATAAAATTCCAGCAACAGTATCACATCTAGTCAATCATGATGAACAAAACATCGTGATTGTTTGTGATGGAGTTGTTGTATATAAAAAATTAAATGATTCATTTGATGGAGTTGTTGTAGCTGATTTAACAGAGGCGCTAACGACTTATGAAGAATTATTCAAGTCACACTTCATGAAATTAACACCGATTGAAATGAATAAGTTAGTTGCTTTACATGCGGCAAACTTAAATAGTGGATTATTTATTCATGTACCAAAAAATAAAGTGGTTCAAGATGTTTTAAATGTTGTTTATGTTCAAGAAACAGGTTCATTAATGAATCACACGCTAATTGTAGCTGAACAAAGTTCACAATTAAAATATATTGAAAATTATTATAATGATAAAAAATCAACGATCAACACGATTTCAGAAGTCATCGTTTCAGAAAATGCTTTAGTAGAGTATGCAGCGATGGATCGATTACATCAAGATTCAACCGTTTATCAGTGTCGTAAAACGGCTGTTGAAGCAAATGGACGCTTTTTACTGTCACTCGGTGCATTAAATGATGGAAATACTGTTTCAGAAAATTTAGTGGCTTTAGTTGGTCAAGGAGCAACAGCGGAAGTTAAAACAGTTGCTATTGCTGAAGGAGATCAAAAACAAAATATTACTGTTAATATTGAACATTTTGCTCCATATACAGAGGGACATATCGTTAATCATGGGGTATCAAAAGATAATGCTCAATTAACGTTTAATGGAATTGGTAAGATTAATAAAGGAATGAACGGATCAAATGCACAGCAAGAAAGTCGTGCGATGATTTTATCAGAAACGGCACGTGCGGATGCAAACCCAATCCTTTTAATTGATGAATATGATGTTAAGGCAGGACATGCAGCAGGTGTAGGAAAAATTGATGAAGAGCAATTATACTACTTAATGAGTCGTGGATTAACTCGTCGTGAAGCAGAGATCTTAATTATTCACGGATTCTTAATGCCATTTATTGATGACATTCGTAGCGAAGTCGTTAAATCAGAGTTTTTAAAGGTTATCGAACGTAAAATTAATGCTTAA
- a CDS encoding CBS domain-containing protein has translation MKIKQFMTDGIEALTPNETVLNASRIMKKHNIGSVPVINESSELVGIITDRDIVVRVFADILPMNTKVSDVMTQPVHTIVETAEVGEAISLMADKQVRRLPVVDIKNKLVGMISLGDLAIHQLTDGRAEMALKEISEPNTNPNLDLEVDDFPL, from the coding sequence ATGAAAATAAAACAATTTATGACTGATGGCATCGAAGCACTAACTCCGAACGAAACTGTTCTAAACGCCTCAAGAATTATGAAAAAACATAATATTGGATCAGTTCCTGTGATTAATGAATCCTCTGAACTTGTTGGAATCATTACTGATCGAGACATTGTTGTACGTGTTTTTGCTGACATTCTTCCGATGAATACAAAAGTTAGTGACGTCATGACACAACCTGTTCATACGATAGTTGAAACAGCTGAGGTTGGAGAAGCTATTTCTTTGATGGCTGATAAGCAAGTTCGTCGTTTACCTGTCGTTGATATCAAAAACAAGTTAGTTGGAATGATTTCGCTTGGAGATTTGGCGATTCATCAACTAACAGACGGACGTGCTGAAATGGCTTTAAAAGAAATCTCTGAACCAAATACTAACCCAAATCTTGACTTAGAAGTTGATGACTTTCCACTATAA